A section of the Apostichopus japonicus isolate 1M-3 chromosome 1, ASM3797524v1, whole genome shotgun sequence genome encodes:
- the LOC139967302 gene encoding uncharacterized protein has translation MDVLKPSSYSVDYIPVGGHVNLSPSSSASVYTEFPPDKQLPWQHSSFEVDDNIQPLLDTFYQSIDSPLEPTPDEQLPWQHSSFEVDNSIQPLLEPFSQSIYPPSEPTPDEQLPWQHSSFEVDDKVQPLLESFPQSTYSPLELPDKNLPWQRSSSRVDRVALLRSSPSSGFSPFQSPQKQQLPPRPSEYSFQPLVTDYHDTSSPSPRFVHPQTAARVGQPSPIPIVIQGQVNVDSVSLAEKVSPFHDKDRDLLVPHGSTPPSIIDEDSGFESLIDSPLLSPDTPHIPSSTDSSQQTKSHFTGKPNIKEPLTPDMPNVTRRVSLGRECVSSPDTKVLSISPALSQQPRRHLTRNSYLKGPLPMQPLMTPPPNRPRKRKLESCEPTSVPFKRLKFGDQRTVTHFQTDLNSIFLSIRNIFNFNCRALTELGYEAEKDRCVMEMKRTSRSYSHNNLVSKDDRQDYSDWQPRWGYMFMYMMRHAHLVLHSLRAFYRGVNPAIPAEWNFPFDHNRLYSANFLQKCAQPGGVLHVCAIGGGPGSDLIGLALFLRANRYPVKIRAYILDLCGHWQRSWHSLVQQLPPYIAGCFLDVQYVPFNYLNPNLSLEQIRIISSADIITIVKSMSPVATKLSTVKPTRLMGSLHSDGMVKQTSIFNILSCVSSGSLVLYIDNRFGKQRRVMQESLQAAKGYSLLHYQVTKVDLPSTGFSPVSLNFMKWVGYGPSFWSGRNEVVVLARRFQFHF, from the coding sequence ATGGATGTTTTAAAGCCCTCATCATACTCAGTTGACTATATCCCGGTAGGTGGTCATGTCAATCTTTCGCCATCATCCTCTGCATCAGTATACACGGAATTTCCCCCAGACAAGCAATTACCGTGGCAACACTCAAGTTTTGAAGTTGATGATAACATCCAACCTCTTTTGGACACATTCTATCAATCCATAGACTCTCCTTTGGAACCTACTCCAGACGAGCAATTACCGTGGCAACACTCAAGTTTTGAAGTTGATAATAGCATCCAACCCCTTTTGGAACCATTCTCTCAATCCATATACCCTCCTTCGGAACCTACTCCAGACGAGCAATTACCGTGGCAACACTCAAGTTTTGAAGTTGATGATAAAGTCCAACCTCTTTTGGAATCATTCCCTCAGTCTACATACTCCCCTTTGGAACTTCCAGACAAGAATTTACCATGGCAACGCTCAAGTTCCAGGGTTGACCGTGTTGCTCTCTTGAGATCATCTCCTTCATCCGGATTTTCTCCTTTCCAATCTCCTCAAAAGCAACAATTACCACCGCGTCCTTCCGAATATTCATTCCAACCTCTGGTCACGGATTACCATGACACATCATCTCCCAGTCCTCGATTTGTTCATCCACAAACTGCTGCTCGAGTAGGGCAACCCTCCCCGATACCTATCGTCATACAAGGACAGGTTAATGTTGACAGTGTGAGTCTGGCAGAGAAGGTAAGCCCATTTCATGACAAAGACCGGGATCTGTTGGTCCCTCACGGAAGTACACCACCAAGCATCATCGACGAGGACTCTGGATTTGAATCTCTAATCGATAGTCCGCTTCTATCTCCAGACACGCCTCATATCCCATCGTCAACTGATTCATCTCAGCAGACGAAGAGTCACTTCACCGGGAAGCCTAATATCAAGGAGCCTTTAACACCAGACATGCCCAATGTCACCCGCAGAGTGTCCCTTGGCAGAGAATGTGTATCCTCCCCAGACACCAAGGTTCTTTCAATATCACCTGCTTTATCTCAGCAACCCAGGAGACACTTGACCAGAAATTCCTATCTGAAAGGACCTTTGCCCATGCAGCCCTTGATGACACCACCGCCTAATAGACCGCGTAAGAGAAAGCTAGAGAGTTGCGAGCCTACCTCGGTGCCCTTTAAAAGGTTGAAGTTTGGCGATCAGCGGACCGTTACTCATTTCCAAACTGATCTGAATTCTATCTTTCTGAGCATTAGGAACATCTTTAACTTCAACTGCCGTGCATTGACAGAGCTGGGTTACGAAGCAGAGAAAGATCGCTGCGTTATGGAAATGAAAAGGACTTCTCGTTCTTATTCTCATAACAACTTGGTCTCCAAGGATGACCGTCAGGATTATTCTGACTGGCAACCTAGATGGGGTTACATGTTCATGTACATGATGCGGCATGCACACCTGGTATTACACTCCTTGAGGGCGTTCTATCGGGGGGTAAATCCTGCCATACCTGCAGAATGGAATTTTCCGTTTGACCACAATAGATTGTATTCGGCCAATTTCCTGCAAAAGTGCGCTCAGCCTGGTGGTGTGTTGCACGTCTGTGCCATTGGAGGTGGTCCCGGTAGCGATCTCATAGGTCTAGCCTTGTTTCTCCGAGCTAATCGTTACCCAGTCAAGATAAGAGCATACATATTAGATCTGTGTGGCCACTGGCAGCGCTCATGGCACAGCCTCGTACAGCAGTTACCGCCATACATTGCTGGTTGTTTCTTAGATGTCCAATATGTGCCTTTCAACTACCTCAACCCTAATCTGTCTCTTGAACAAATAAGGATCATCTCATCGGCTGATATCATCACCATTGTCAAATCCATGTCTCCCGTAGCAACAAAGTTGTCCACGGTCAAACCGACGAGGCTCATGGGCAGTCTCCATTCTGACGGCATGGTGAAGCAGACCTCCATTTTCAACATCCTCTCCTGTGTCTCTTCGGGGAGTTTAGTGCTGTACATCGATAATAGGTTTGGAAAGCAACGCAGGGTGATGCAAGAATCCCTCCAAGCAGCTAAAGGGTATAGTCTGTTACATTACCAAGTTACCAAGGTAGATCTACCCTCAACAGGATTTTCACCGGTCAGCTTAAACTTTATGAAGTGGGTTGGCTATGGGCCATCATTTTGGAGCGGGAGAAATGAAGTGGTAGTGTTGGCCAGACGGtttcagtttcatttttaa
- the LOC139967261 gene encoding wee1-like protein kinase 1-A translates to MPNVKAPVQRLNFSRDSDDGDESSGYHSLDSSCSILNLSDENRDISFGGSPDCWSPGLATPKASSKNSFRRTLRRSESPVDSDLGIQVSPDVSMLSNSKTISFMSNNTSDRSCYTTNTRPSTNGTPPHRRLKNLRLFDSPQTPKSLLQQQEQKSSERRRNRNIAGRLFSGGTRSRETKGVIAPRTRRRAAANVNPFTPQIVMNVSGAAKKRQRPERKNSITDELEPMDDEYDLSDTEFENPSKRVAIHDSNISRYNAEFVEISKIGCGEFGSVYKCVNRLDGCTYAVKKSKKPVAGSILEKMALNEVYAHAVLGAHIHVVRYFSAWAEDNHMIIQNEFCNGGSLADVIARNHVEGQMFSEPQLKEILLQVAKGLEYIHNQGLVHLDIKPGNIFISHQSGVKDRLKDIQEIPEDERMQLTSSPTSPIYKIGDLGHVTSVLDPKVEEGDIRYLPNEILQEDYSHLPKGDIFSLALSVYECAGGGPLPKNGEEWHRIREGMLGPLRHLSHDLNELLKDMVASDPSERPSVLTLVKHSILCQQSNVIFTELKKELNAAKFQNVVLSRKLKEARNATSDKDKTSAKFQHPVVNSSRMVGKKVNRSMSVTIY, encoded by the exons ATGCCTAACGTTAAAGCACCAGTTCAAAGGCTTAATTTTAGTCGTGACAGTGATGATGGGGACGAAAGTTCTGGTTACCATTCACTGGACAGTTCTTGTTCAATTTTAAATTTGTCAGACGAAAACAGGGACATTTCATTTGGAGGAAGCCCAGACTGTTGGAGTCCAGGTTTAGCGACACCAAAAGCAAGCTCCAAGAACAGTTTTCGTAGGACATTAAGAAGGTCTGAATCACCTGTAGACTCAGATTTAGGTATCCAAGTCTCACCTGACGTTAGTATGCTTAGCAACTCTAAAACCATCTCGTTTATGTCCAACAATACTAGTGATAGGTCTTGTTACACTACtaatactaggcctagtactaatGGCACTCCGCCTCATAGGAGGCTGAAAAATTTACGCCTGTTTGATTCTCCTCAAACACCGAAGTCTTTGTTACAGCAACAAGAACAAAAAAGTAGTGAAAGGAGAAGAAATCGTAACATAGCAGGCAGATTGTTTTCAGGAGGCACAAGAAGTAGAGAAACGAAAGGAGTGATAGCACCTCGAACTCGTCGAAGAGCTGCAGCAAATGTCAACCCTTTTACCCCACAAATTGTTATGAATGTAAGCGGAGCTGCTAAGAAACGTCAACGACCAGAGAGAAA AAATAGTATCACAGATGAACTTGAACCAATGGATGATGAATACGATCTTAGTGACACTGAATTTGAAAATCCATCCAAG AGAGTTGCTATCCATGATAGTAACATATCAAGATACAATGCAGAGTTTGTAGAGATCAGCAAGATCGGATGCGGTGAATTTGGTTCTGTCTATAAATGTGTCAACAGACTGGATGGTTGTACTTACGCTGTCAAGAAGTCAAAGAAGCCTGTGGCTGGATCAATTCTCGA GAAAATGGCTCTAAATGAAGTTTATGCACATGCAGTTTTAGGGGCTCACATTCATGTAGTCAGGTATTTCTCAGCATGGGCTGAAGATAATCACATGATTATACAGAATGAATTCTGTAATG GTGGTAGCCTGGCTGATGTAATTGCCAGGAATCATGTAGAGGGACAGATGTTCTCAGAGCCACAACTCAAAGAGATCTTACTCCAAGTGGCTAAAGGGTTAGAATACATCCATAACCAAGGCCTCGTTCATTTAGATATCAAACCAG GAAACATCTTCATCTCCCATCAGTCTGGTGTGAAAGATAGGCTTAAAGATATCCAAGAGATCCCTGAGGATGAGAGGATGCAACTCACCTCATCACCAACCTCACCCATCTATAAAATTG GTGATCTTGGTCATGTGACCTCAGTACTAGACCCAAAAGTTGAAGAGGGTGATATAAGATACCTACCAAATGAAATCTTGCAAGAG GATTACTCTCATCTCCCAAAGGGGGATATTTTCTCGTTGGCCCTCTCAGTTTATGAGTGTGCCGGTGGGGGTCCATTACCCAAGAATGGTGAAGAATGGCACAGGATCCGAGAAGGGATGCTTGGCCCACTCAGACATCTATCTCATGATTTGAATGAACTGTTAAAG GACATGGTGGCATCAGACCCTTCAGAGAGACCGTCCGTTCTTACCCTGGTCAAGCATTCAATTCTATGCCAACAGTCCAATGTCATCTTCACAGAACTGAAGAAGGAATTAAATGCTGCTAAATTCCAGAATGTTGTGTTATCAAG AAAACTTAAAGAAGCAAGAAATGCCACATCAGACAAAGACAAGACAAGTGCAAAGTTTCAACATCCAGTAGTAAACAGTTCTCGAATGGTTGGTAAGAAAGTCAACCGCAGTATGAGTGTGACCATTTATTGA